A part of Micromonospora chersina genomic DNA contains:
- a CDS encoding hemerythrin domain-containing protein, which produces MTVPLPPLPPAADDAYRPGGRSLADHVDREHRALLGLAGQVTDPGLDGARRREVLDVLTAAVSRHLSAEEQYLFPAARAAVPESGELVDREIEADAALLTALKGLSGPDDPAVADVAERVRRHVSRVAALLTPLREVASDAELIRLGNRWEIAEEAAPTRPHPGTPATPPWNKIVEPAVGVLDKVRDVVSGRRTRLADLERPRDL; this is translated from the coding sequence ATGACCGTCCCGCTGCCGCCGCTGCCGCCCGCCGCCGACGACGCGTACCGGCCGGGTGGGCGGAGCCTGGCCGACCACGTGGACCGGGAGCACCGGGCGCTGCTCGGGCTGGCCGGTCAGGTCACCGATCCGGGCCTGGACGGGGCGCGCCGCCGCGAGGTGCTGGACGTGCTGACCGCCGCGGTGTCCCGGCACCTCTCCGCCGAGGAGCAGTATCTCTTTCCGGCCGCCCGGGCGGCGGTGCCGGAGAGCGGTGAGCTGGTGGACCGGGAGATCGAGGCCGACGCGGCCCTGCTGACCGCGCTCAAGGGACTGTCCGGGCCGGACGATCCCGCGGTGGCGGACGTCGCCGAGCGGGTACGCCGGCACGTGAGCCGGGTCGCCGCGCTGCTGACGCCGCTGCGCGAGGTGGCCAGCGACGCGGAGCTGATCCGGCTGGGCAACCGGTGGGAGATCGCCGAGGAGGCGGCACCCACCCGGCCGCACCCGGGCACGCCGGCCACCCCGCCCTGGAACAAGATCGTCGAGCCGGCGGTGGGCGTGCTGGACAAGGTGCGCGACGTGGTCAGCGGGCGGCGTACGCGCCTCGCGGACCTGGAGCGACCCCGCGATCTCTGA
- a CDS encoding DUF3140 domain-containing protein, which yields MVREARLDPEVEVIWDDFHAEVNVPSEQLRRWLLTRGSGEEAFGPNPDLNLPEPGRRILQVLTKRKVDLTPDDIEVMRNAIERIRALTAAKPSRGNADDEWRHSLLDLGHDVLIER from the coding sequence ATGGTACGCGAGGCGCGGCTCGACCCCGAGGTCGAGGTGATCTGGGACGACTTCCACGCCGAGGTGAACGTCCCCTCCGAGCAGCTGCGGCGGTGGCTGCTCACCCGCGGATCGGGGGAGGAGGCGTTCGGCCCGAACCCGGACCTGAACCTGCCCGAGCCGGGGCGGCGGATCCTCCAGGTGCTGACCAAGCGCAAGGTGGACCTCACCCCGGACGACATCGAGGTGATGCGGAACGCCATCGAGCGGATCCGGGCGCTGACCGCGGCGAAGCCGAGCCGGGGCAACGCCGACGACGAGTGGCGGCACTCGCTGCTCGACCTCGGCCACGACGTCCTCATCGAACGCTGA
- a CDS encoding LysR family transcriptional regulator gives MNLELRHLRVVCAIAETGSVTKAASTLGLAQPALTAQLQRIERTLGGPLFERDRRGARPTALGELVLDRARVLLPAMKGLQDEAARLAGAGDPLSRYRFGGVNSPILGRLVHRLAAERPEVQITTYASWSVDELAQMVAGGRLDFALTGVCGDATPSAEFGLSWREVAVDPVFVLLPQTHPMAGRDEVSLVDLRREQWVAAPGDGCFGDCFAAACARAGFTPRKVYEADVRGCLDLVDAGEAVALCQATFRPVSGLVTRRLAGTPLRWRLLLGWHPDAPAARVAEPVLETAVASYTDALANHPDYLAWLLAHPDFGAQPTTAGGVRTA, from the coding sequence ATGAATCTGGAGCTGCGACACCTGCGGGTGGTCTGCGCGATCGCGGAGACGGGGAGCGTCACCAAGGCGGCCTCGACGCTCGGCCTGGCCCAGCCGGCGCTGACCGCCCAGCTCCAGCGCATCGAGCGGACCCTCGGCGGGCCGCTGTTCGAGCGGGACCGCCGGGGCGCCCGGCCGACGGCGCTGGGCGAGCTGGTGCTCGACCGGGCCCGGGTGCTGCTGCCGGCCATGAAGGGCCTCCAGGACGAGGCGGCCCGGCTGGCCGGGGCCGGCGACCCGCTGAGCCGGTACCGGTTCGGCGGGGTGAACAGCCCCATCCTCGGCCGGCTGGTGCACCGGCTCGCCGCCGAGCGCCCGGAGGTGCAGATCACCACGTACGCGTCCTGGTCGGTGGACGAGCTGGCCCAGATGGTGGCCGGCGGGCGGCTCGACTTCGCGCTCACCGGGGTGTGCGGGGACGCCACCCCGTCGGCGGAGTTCGGGCTGAGCTGGCGGGAGGTGGCCGTCGACCCGGTCTTCGTGCTGCTGCCGCAGACCCATCCGATGGCCGGGCGCGACGAGGTGAGCCTCGTCGACCTGCGCCGCGAGCAGTGGGTTGCCGCGCCCGGGGACGGCTGCTTCGGCGACTGCTTCGCGGCCGCCTGCGCCCGGGCCGGCTTCACCCCCCGCAAGGTCTACGAGGCGGACGTGCGGGGCTGCCTGGACCTGGTGGACGCGGGCGAGGCCGTGGCGCTGTGCCAGGCCACCTTCCGCCCGGTGTCCGGGCTGGTGACCCGCCGGCTGGCCGGTACGCCGCTGCGCTGGCGGCTGCTGCTCGGCTGGCACCCGGACGCCCCGGCGGCCCGGGTCGCCGAGCCGGTGCTGGAGACGGCGGTGGCGTCGTACACCGACGCGCTGGCGAACCACCCGGACTACCTGGCCTGGCTGCTGGCCCACCCGGACTTCGGCGCGCAGCCGACCACCGCGGGCGGGGTGCGAACCGCCTGA